In the Pan paniscus chromosome 8, NHGRI_mPanPan1-v2.0_pri, whole genome shotgun sequence genome, one interval contains:
- the LOC134731069 gene encoding uncharacterized protein LOC134731069 gives MRTRTANVTRYARACCPLPAACSLPFGPVRIAYPVLQDFAERQAQGLDAYGPPGAPELAFPRQTSSPSDRDALVPPSPQAPGVPPHRRGLAAARPPSGQRGDPLALAQCSGAHPPLLAASGGEGLFPTRDWSPGKDSPGAGGGDAHAQRERPSARVRLVDAMRGLEAALDGACLLWPHRSVVK, from the coding sequence ATGCGCACGCGCACGGCAAACGTCACACGCTACGCACGCGCGTGCTGTCCCCTCCCCGCAGCCTGTTCCCTCCCCTTCGGGCCAGTGCGCATTGCCTACCCCGTGCTACAGGACTTCGCTGAGCGCCAGGCGCAGGGACTGGACGCATACGGACCCCCGGGAGCCCCGGAACTCGCGTTCCCACGCCAGACCTCATCCCCTTCTGACAGAGACGCCCTCGTCCCACCGTCGCCGCAGGCGCCAGGGGTCCCTCCCCACCGCCGAGGTCTAGCCGCCGCCCGCCCGCCTTCGGGGCAGCGCGGGGACCCCCTGGCCCTCGCCCAGTGCTCCGGGGCTCACCCGCCGCTCCTCGCCGCCTCCGGAGGCGAGGGATTGTTTCCCACAAGGGACTGGAGTCCAGGGAAGGACTCGCCTGGAGCGGGAGGCGGGGATGCACATGCGCAGAGGGAGAGGCCGAGCGCCCGAGTTAGGCTGGTGGATGCGATGCGGGGCTTGGAAGCGGCGCTAGACGGTGCCTGTCTGCTCTGGCCGCACCGCTCAGTTGTAAAATGA